Proteins from a single region of Osmerus eperlanus chromosome 26, fOsmEpe2.1, whole genome shotgun sequence:
- the zc3h3 gene encoding uncharacterized protein zc3h3 — MMTTQLDVNMEEREALKRQIELLQNLINNHKSVHGDAPSSAGPRQQERATSARGHAQSSYVTPTHTPSGVLNLPVPAGQWRKTYSISNKRNEASQNRPTQTPVSMSSSGSLSRSLQATRAGRSGSPPSHGLRADLVNRESGGAGGLTGGSCAQGRTLTSATEVLSFRQRAGAGDEAEAGTKTPAFARTGVPLDDSQKQLKQNVQSRHEASKFTWVKSQEAGGSGPQEARAEPLLPEAVTSPPPAPDSNAGACGGPSPSLSITKKPPTKKVPRRLSLSAASPKTSKYTWVSSSAGGQSKISRKPLSPRALALLHRAPERGEAARRARAAQPLTGKQRKGTGACSSRYCWKAGAQGGTVAGTGRMVPHRGSVFCWSSENEPKGSMGRARVEPSSSLASSHSPGGFKLRSRMKIIRKSPSGGGSPERRASPAGMTVRSRYSLHRRTTHTLVRTHPPGRSPGALKRSPSRELVSFGRHKLRRLSPGSSRTVTNLVFVCVRACVPCLQCKKKHTLVCPDFSASGSCPRGSSCKLRHRQRAGRGALPGAAGDNPARRARVRDTPHRPSLSILIPPGPGAQADPGPAPPAGPHALPSFISLSSTPEEADAPATPPAGGAGATERKLQIKPRL; from the exons ATGATGACGACGCAGTTGGACGtaaacatggaggagagagaggcactgaAAAGGCAAATCGAATTGTTACAAA ATCTCATCAACAACCACAAAAGTGTGCATGGTGATGCCCCCTCCAGTGCTGGTCCGCGTCAGCAGGAACGAGCAACGTCAGCCAGAGGGCATGCTCAGAGCTCATAtgtcactcctacacacacacccagtggaGTGCTTAACTTGCCTGTACCTGCTGGGCAGTGGAGGAAGACATACTCGATCAGTAACAAGAGAAACGAAGCCTCGCAGAATAGACCCACACAGACCCCcgtctccatgtcctcctctgGCTCCTTGTCTAGGTCCCTGCAGGCGACCCGTGCAGGTCGAAGCGGCTCCCCGCCCAGCCATGGCCTCCGGGCAGACCTTGTCAACAGAGAGAGTGGCGGAGCCGGGGGTCTCACTGGAGGATCGTGTGCCCAGGGGAGAACACTCACATCGGCCACTGAGGTTTTGTCCTTCAGACAGAGGGCCGGGGCCGGagatgaggctgaggctggtacGAAGACGCCGGCGTTTGCGAGGACCGGCGTGCCACTGGACGACTCCCAGAAACAGCTGAAGCAGAATGTTCAGTCACGGCATGAAGCTTCCAAGTTCACCTGGGTGAAGAGCCAGGAGGCAGGGGGATCTGGGCCCCAAGAGGCTCGAGCCGAACCCCTGCTCCCAGAAGCagtcaccagccccccccctgccccggaCTCCAATGCTGGGGCCTGTGGTGGTCCCTCGCCCTCCCTTAGCATCACCAAGAAACCCCCCACCAAGAAGGTTCCGCGTCGGCTCAGTCTCTCCGCAGCCTCCCCCAAGACCTCCAAGTACACCTGGGTGTCCTCCTCCGCGGGGGGCCAATCGAAGATCTCCAGGAAGCCCCTGTCGCCCAGAGCCCTAGCTCTGCTCCACAGAGCTccggagaggggagaggcagccaGGAGAGCCAGGGCAGCACAGCCCCTCACTGGGAAACAGAGGAAGGGAACGGGGGCCTGTAGTAGCCGCTACTGCTGgaaggcaggggcccaggggggTACCGTCGCAGGGACAGGGCGAATGGTTCCCCACAGAGGGTCTGTGTTCTGCTGGAGCTCGGAGAACGAGCCCAAAGGGTCAATGGGACGTGCTCGTGTGGAACCCTCATCCTCGCTGGCCTCATCCCACTCCCCTGGTGGCTTTAAGCTCAGGAGCAGGATGAAAATTATCCGGAAATCTCCCAGCGG TGGCGGCAGTCCGGAGAGGCGTGCCAGTCCAGCCGGGATGACCGTGAGGAGCCGGTACTCCCTCCACCGTCGGACGACACACACCCTGGTCAGAACGCACCCCCCGGGGAGGAGCCCAGGGGCCCTGAAGAGGAGCCCGTCCCGGGAGCTGGTGTCTTTCGGCAGGCACAAGTTGCGTCGCCTCTCCCCCGGCTCCTCCAGGACAG TGACAAaccttgtttttgtgtgtgtgcgcgcgtgtgttccGTGTCTCCAGTGCAAGAAGAAACACACCCTGGTGTGTCCGGACTTCTCGGCCTCCGGCTCGTGTCCCCGCGGCTCCTCCTGTAAGCTCCGGCATCGCCAGCGGGCCGGACGCGGCGCCCTGCCCGGCGCGGCCGGGGACAACCCCGCCAGGAGAGCCCGCGTCAGGGACACGCCTCACAG gcccagcctctcCATCCTCATCCCCCCGGGACCAGGCGCCCAGGCAGACCCAGGGCCAGCCCCCCCTGCGGGTCCTCACGCGCtcccctccttcatctcccTGTCCAGCACCCCCGAAGAGGCCGACGCCCCCGCCACGCCCCCCGCCGGGGGCGCCGGGGCGACGG AGAGGAAGCTGCAGATCAAGCCTCGCCTGTAG
- the mafaa gene encoding transcription factor MafAa codes for MATDLAMSAELPNSPLAIEYVNDFDLMKFEVKKEPPEADRYCHRLPPGSLSSTPISTPCSSVPSSPSFCAPSPGAQSNQNLANGVNSSNSGSNTQGAAGKPQLEDLYWIPSYQHHINPEALNLTPEDAVEALIGNAHHHHHHQAYEGFRGQQYVGEDLSAASSGHHHQAHHHHHHHHGHHSRLEDRFSDEQLVSMTVRELNRQLRGFSKEEVIRLKQKRRTLKNRGYAQSCRYKRVQQRHMLESEKCTLQSQVEQLKQDVARLAKERDLYKEKYEKLASRTYSGGGPGNNRDLSNGNHGKQASTDFFM; via the coding sequence ATGGCCACCGACCTCGCCATGAGCGCAGAGCTGCCCAACAGCCCTCTGGCCATTGAATATGTGAACGACTTCGATCTCATGAAGTTCGAAGTGAAGAAAGAACCGCCCGAGGCTGACCGCTACTGTCACCGCCTCCCCCCTGGCTCCCTCTCATCCACCCCGATCAGCACGCCCTGTTCGTCGGTGCCTTCCTCGCCCAGCTTTTGCGCCCCCAGCCCAGGAGCCCAATCGAACCAGAACCTTGCCAACGGTGTCAACAGCAGCAACAGTGGAAGCAACACCCAGGGCGCGGCGGGCAAGCCTCAACTTGAGGACCTTTACTGGATCCCCAGCTACCAGCACCACATCAACCCCGAGGCGCTCAACTTGACCCCCGAGGATGCTGTGGAGGCCCTCATCGGAAacgcccaccaccaccaccaccatcaggcCTACGAAGGCTTCCGCGGCCAGCAGTACGTCGGGGAGGACCTATCCGCGGCCTCCTCCGGCCACCATCACCaggcccaccaccaccaccaccaccaccacggccATCACTCCCGCCTCGAGGACCGCTTCTCGGACGAGCAGCTGGTCAGCATGACGGTGCGCGAGCTCAACCGGCAACTGCGGGGCTTCAGCAAGGAGGAGGTGATCCGCCTGAAGCAGAAGAGACGCACGCTGAAGAACCGCGGATACGCTCAGTCGTGCCGCTACAAGCGCGTCCAGCAGCGACATATGCTGGAGAGCGAGAAGTGCACGCTCCAAAGCCAGGTGGAGCAACTCAAGCAGGATGTTGCACGCCTGGCCAAAGAGCGGGATCTTTACAAGGAGAAGTATGAGAAGCTCGCGAGCCGGACCTACAGTGGCGGCGGCCCCGGTAACAACAGAGATCTCTCGAACGGCAACCACGGGAAACAAGCCTCCACAGACTTCTTCATGTGA